Proteins from a genomic interval of Mustela lutreola isolate mMusLut2 chromosome 4, mMusLut2.pri, whole genome shotgun sequence:
- the CALHM2 gene encoding calcium homeostasis modulator protein 2, whose product MAALIAENFRFLSLFFKSKDVMIFNGLVALGTVGSQELFSVVAFHCPCSPARNYLYGLTAIGVPALALFLIGVILNNHTWNLVAECQYRRTKNCSAAPNFLLLSSILGRAAVAPVTWSVISLLRGEAYVCALSEFVDPSSLTAGEKGFPPAHAAEILARFPCGEGPANMSGFREEVTRRLKYESQLFGWLLIGVVAILVFLTKCLKHYCSPLSYRQEAYWAQYRASEDQLFQRTAEVHSRVLAANNVRRFFGFVALSKEDEELVARFPVEGTQPRPQWNAITGVYLYRENLGLPLYSRLHKWAQGLTGNGAAPETVEMAPLAS is encoded by the exons ATGGCAGCCCTGATTGCAGAGAACTTCCGCTTCCTATCACTCTTCTTCAAGAGCAAGGACGTAATGATTTTTAATGGGCTGGTGGCACTGGGCACAGTAGGCAGTCAGGAGCTGTTCTCCGTGGTGGCTTTCCACTGCCCTTGCTCGCCCGCCCGCAACTACCTGTATGGGCTGACAGCCATCGGTGTGCCGGCCCTGGCGCTCTTCCTCATCGGGGTCATCCTCAACAACCACACCTGGAACCTAGTCGCCGAGTGCCAGTACCGGAGGACCAAGAACTGCTCGGCCGCCCCCAACTTCCTCCTCCTCAGCTCCATCCTGGGCCGTGCGGCTGTGGCCCCCGTCACCTGGTCTGTCATCTCCCTGCTTCGAGGTGAGGCCTACGTGTGTGCTCTCAGCGAGTTTGTGGACCCGTCCTCCCTCACAGCCGGGGAGAAGGGCTTCCCACCAGCCCATGCCGCCGAAATCCTGGCCAGGTTCCCTTGCGGGGAGGGCCCTGCCAACATGTCGGGCTTCCGGGAGGAGGTCACCCGCAGGCTCAAGTATGAGTCCCAG CTCTTCGGGTGGCTGCTCATCGGCGTGGTGGCCATCCTGGTGTTCCTGACCAAGTGCCTCAAGCACTACTGCTCGCCGCTCAGCTACCGCCAGGAGGCCTACTGGGCGCAGTACCGCGCCAGCGAGGACCAGCTCTTCCAGCGCACGGCGGAGGTGCACTCCCGGGTGCTGGCCGCCAACAACGTGCGCCGCTTCTTCGGCTTCGTGGCGCTCAGCAAGGAGGACGAAGAGCTGGTGGCCAGGTTCCCGGTAGAAGGCACACAGCCTCGGCCGCAGTGGAACGCCATCACCGGCGTCTATCTGTACCGCGAGAACCTGGGCCTCCCGCTCTACAGCCGCCTGCACAAGTGGGCCCAGGGTCTGACGGGCAACGGGGCAGCGCCCGAGACCGTGGAGATGGCCCCGCTCGCCTCCTAG
- the CALHM1 gene encoding calcium homeostasis modulator protein 1 yields MDKFRMIFQFLQSNQESFMNGICGIMALASAQMYSAFDFSCPCLPGYNAAYSAGILLAPPLVLFLLGLVVNNNVSMLAEEWKRPPGRRTKDPAVLRYMLCSMAQRALIAPIVWVAVTLLDGKCFLCAFCTAVPVTVLGNGSLAPGLSAPELARLLARVPCPDVYDGDWLLARDVAVRYLRCISQALGWSFVLLTTLLAFVVRSVRPCFTQAAFLQSKYWAHYINIERKLFDETCTEHAKAFAKVCIQQFFEAMNHDLELGHTHGAAATAPDGSAAPAITDGAEEEREKLRGITDQGTMNRLLASWHKCKPPLRLGQEEPMLGNGWAGGGPQAPRKEVATYFSRV; encoded by the exons ATGGACAAGTTCCGGATGATCTTCCAGTTCCTGCAGTCCAACCAGGAGTCCTTCATGAACGGCATCTGCGGCATCATGGCCCTGGCCAGCGCCCAGATGTACTCTGCCTTCGATTTCAGCTGCCCCTGCCTGCCGGGGTACAATGCGGCCTACAGCGCGGGCATCCTGCTGGCGCCCCCCCTCGTGCTCTTCCTGCTCGGCCTGGTGGTGAACAACAACGTGTCCATGCTGGCCGAGGAGTGGAAGCGGCCCCCAGGCCGCCGGACCAAGGACCCCGCCGTGCTGCGGTACATGCTCTGCTCCATGGCCCAGCGCGCCCTCATCGCGCCCATCGTCTGGGTGGCCGTCACGCTGCTGGATGGCAAATGCTTCCTCTGCGCCTTCTGCACTGCCGTGCCCGTGACGGTGCTGGGCAACGgcagcctggcccctggtctcTCTGCGCCCGAGCTCGCCCGCCTGCTGGCCCGGGTGCCCTGCCCTGACGTCTATGATGGCGACTGGTTGCTGGCCCGCGACGTGGCCGTGCGTTACCTGCGCTGCATCTCCCAG GCCCTCGGCTGGTCCTTTGTGCTGCTGACCACGCTGCTGGCGTTCGTCGTGCGCTCTGTGCGGCCCTGCTTCACCCAGGCCGCCTTCCTCCAAAGCAAGTACTGGGCCCACTATATCAACATCGAGCGCAAGCTCTTCGATGAGACGTGCACGGAGCACGCCAAGGCCTTCGCCAAGGTCTGCATCCAGCAGTTTTTCGAGGCCATGAACCACGACCTGGAGCTGGGTCACACCCACGGGGCAGCAGCCACGGCCCCTGATGGCTCAGCTGCCCCTGCGATCACGGATGGGGccgaggaggagagggagaagctacgAGGCATCACGGATCAAGGCACCATGAACAGGCTGCTGGCCAGCTGGCACAAATGCAAGCCGCCCTTGCGGCTGGGCCAGGAGGAGCCCATGCTGGGCAACggctgggcggggggcgggccCCAGGCTCCACGCAAGGAGGTGGCCACCTACTTCAGCAGAGTGTGA